The Miscanthus floridulus cultivar M001 chromosome 7, ASM1932011v1, whole genome shotgun sequence genome includes a region encoding these proteins:
- the LOC136462657 gene encoding uncharacterized protein, with product MDPNETDDWLHRNDSLYANDILISNRLSGDDDEVITARSIVNQEMQSQCTDASRKRELTNEQVMADRTKYLIRYFLLLLAVNQYISYNLQDLETIVSKQTVEFGTKLANHGIHVDECIRKLRHRLEEFKAGVMVDVVFLKEECLERAAVGQEGTEVLEEKNLKFQDDLIGKVQQTQYNVVKTTAIAAVVLGAVVFVVLHVKRGG from the exons ATGGATCCTAATGAAACAGATGACTGGTTGcataggaatgattcactctaTGCAAATGATATACTTATATCCAATCGGCTGTCAG GTGATGACGATGAAGTAATTACTGCTCGTAGTATAGTTAATCAAGAAATGCAGTCACAATGCACCGATGCTTCACGTAAGAGAGAATTAACAAATGAGCAAGTCATGGCTGATCGTACAAAATATTTGATTAGATATTTTCTGCTTCTTTTAGCTGTGAATCAATATATTTCATATAATTTGCAGGACTTAGAAACTATAGTCAGTAAGCAAACAGTGGAATTTGGGACTAAGCTAGCAAATCATggcatacatgttgatgaatgcaTAAGAAAACTGCGACATCGATTAGAGGAATTTAAGGCTGGTGTAATGGTGGATGTTGTGTTTCTAAAGGAAGAG TGTCTGGAAAGGGCAGCAGTCGGTCAAGAAGGAACTGAAGTTTTAGAAGAAAAGAATCTTAAGTTTCAAGACGATTTAAT CGGAAAAGTGCAACAGACACAATACAATGTGGTGAAAACGACTGCCATTGCCGCAGTAGTACTTGGAGCGGTGGTTTTTGTTGTTCTCCATGTCAAGAGGGGCGGATGA
- the LOC136462656 gene encoding uncharacterized protein, with the protein MAGRFMLEKLSHSSRSRNLLGAHFSSASALLIRTTASDGGTTLSNHLRGLPAHPSTVVLSNHVIHGSVARYNSTFSFSYPSAKARSPTTGMSSIITHPMKLASVDSVRGPKRTFSSKIIKHNIDWEAQRATMEAHLKAIKKFSRGANLEAQSADVRADFERRKAFLENLTDKANADLAAWKAEMDKDAAEFDRLVNGILCVLTAVAMYGIFLMHSSLECHCKGQSLVAAKANVEDQNP; encoded by the exons ATGGCCGGACGCTTCATGTTGGAGAAACTCTCCCATTCATCTAGATCGAGGAACCTCCTTGGGGCACATTTCTCATCTGCCTCTGCTCTGCTCATCCGCACTACTGCATCG GATGGTGGCACCACCCTCAGTAACCATCTCCGTGGACTACCTGCACATCCTAGCACTGTTGTTCTGAGTAACCACGTGATTCATGGCAGT GTTGCAAGGTACAACAGCACATTCTCATTCTCCTATCCTTCTGCTAAAGCAAGAAGCCCAACAACTGGCATGTCATCCATTATCACCCATCCCATGAAGCTAGCATCTGTTGATTCTGTTAGAGGACCGAAGCGAACTTTTTCATCAAAAATAATCAAGCACAATATTGATTGGGAAGCTCAGAGGGCAACTATGGAAGCTCATTTGAAAGCCATCAAGAAATTTTCCAGGGGTGCTAATTTGGAAGCCCAAAGTGCAGATGTCCGTGCTGACTTTGAACGTCGCAAAGCTTTCTTGGAAAACCTAACAGACAAAGCTAATGCTGATCTTGCAGCTTGGAAGGCTGAAATGGACAA GGATGCTGCTGAATTTGATCGATTAGTAAATGGTATTTTGTGTGTTTTGACTGCCGTGGCGATGTATGGGATATTTTTAATGCACAGTTCGCTTGAATGTCATTGCAAAGGCCAAAGCTTGGTTGCTGCAAAGGCCAATGTGGAGGATCAGAATCCTTAA
- the LOC136462659 gene encoding uncharacterized protein isoform X1 → MMDGLPMESSAHPGLAENEKNSLKDQLEQSRKEMKQLKDQLEKAESEKQLLKNQIHKFSQAENENCLKDQLEQSKKEIKELKDQLEKAEAEKQLLKDQTHKDLETIVSKQTVEFGTKLANHGIHVDECIRKLRHRSEELKAGVMVDVVYLKEECPKRAAVGQEGTKVLEEKNLKFQDDLIGKVQQTQYNVVKTTAIAAVVLGAVFFVVLHVKRGG, encoded by the exons ATGATGGATGGGTTGCCCATGGAGAGCAGTGCACACCCTGGCCTg GCTGAGAATGAGAAGAACAGTCTCAAGGACCAGCTTGAGCAGTCCAGGAAAGAGATGAAGCAACTTAAGGACCAACTTGAGAAGGCAGAGTCAGAGAAACAACTGCTGAAGAACCAGATCCACAAG TTCTCCCAGGCTGAGAATGAGAACTGTCTCAAGGACCAGCTGGAGCAGTCCAAGAAAGAGATCAAGGAACTTAAGGACCAACTTGAGAAGGCAGAGGCTGAGAAACAACTGCTGAAGGACCAGACACACAAG GACTTAGAAACTATAGTCAGTAAGCAAACAGTGGAATTTGGGACTAAGCTAGCAAATCATggcatacatgttgatgaatgcaTAAGAAAACTGCGACATCGATCAGAGGAATTGAAGGCTGGTGTAATGGTCGATGTTGTGTATCTAAAGGAAGAG TGTCCGAAAAGGGCAGCAGTCGGTCAAGAAGGAACTAAAGTTTTAGAAGAAAAGAATCTTAAGTTTCAAGACGATTTAAT CGGAAAAGTGCAACAAACACAATACAATGTGGTGAAAACGACTGCCATTGCCGCAGTAGTACTTGGAGCGGTGTTTTTTGTTGTTCTCCATGTCAAGAGGGGCGGATGA
- the LOC136462659 gene encoding uncharacterized protein isoform X2, whose amino-acid sequence MMDGLPMESSAHPGLAENEKNSLKDQLEQSRKEMKQLKDQLEKAESEKQLLKNQIHKAENENCLKDQLEQSKKEIKELKDQLEKAEAEKQLLKDQTHKDLETIVSKQTVEFGTKLANHGIHVDECIRKLRHRSEELKAGVMVDVVYLKEECPKRAAVGQEGTKVLEEKNLKFQDDLIGKVQQTQYNVVKTTAIAAVVLGAVFFVVLHVKRGG is encoded by the exons ATGATGGATGGGTTGCCCATGGAGAGCAGTGCACACCCTGGCCTg GCTGAGAATGAGAAGAACAGTCTCAAGGACCAGCTTGAGCAGTCCAGGAAAGAGATGAAGCAACTTAAGGACCAACTTGAGAAGGCAGAGTCAGAGAAACAACTGCTGAAGAACCAGATCCACAAG GCTGAGAATGAGAACTGTCTCAAGGACCAGCTGGAGCAGTCCAAGAAAGAGATCAAGGAACTTAAGGACCAACTTGAGAAGGCAGAGGCTGAGAAACAACTGCTGAAGGACCAGACACACAAG GACTTAGAAACTATAGTCAGTAAGCAAACAGTGGAATTTGGGACTAAGCTAGCAAATCATggcatacatgttgatgaatgcaTAAGAAAACTGCGACATCGATCAGAGGAATTGAAGGCTGGTGTAATGGTCGATGTTGTGTATCTAAAGGAAGAG TGTCCGAAAAGGGCAGCAGTCGGTCAAGAAGGAACTAAAGTTTTAGAAGAAAAGAATCTTAAGTTTCAAGACGATTTAAT CGGAAAAGTGCAACAAACACAATACAATGTGGTGAAAACGACTGCCATTGCCGCAGTAGTACTTGGAGCGGTGTTTTTTGTTGTTCTCCATGTCAAGAGGGGCGGATGA